From the Tetrapisispora phaffii CBS 4417 chromosome 10, complete genome genome, one window contains:
- the TPHA0J00860 gene encoding HAD family hydrolase (similar to Saccharomyces cerevisiae HOR2 (YER062C) and RHR2 (YIL053W); ancestral locus Anc_7.243), whose protein sequence is MTQQYKVKLNAALFDVDGTIIISQPAIAAFWREFGKDKPYFDAEYVIANSHGMRTFDVISKFARDFASREYVNTLESEIPDRFGSHAIEVIGSVKLCEKLNALPKEKWAVATSGTFEMARKWFKILGIERPHYFITANDVHNGKPHPEPYIRGRTGLGYPPENKDAKVVVFEDAPAGATAGTAAGCKVIGLATTYPVEKLIEFGCDMVIKDYSNVEIGEYDPTTDTVEFFFNDVLYIKDDMKNW, encoded by the coding sequence ATGACACAACAatataaagttaaattaaACGCTGCTCTGTTCGACGTGGACGGCACAATTATCATTTCTCAACCTGCTATTGCTGCATTTTGGAGGGAATTCGGTAAGGACAAGCCTTATTTCGATGCTGAGTATGTTATTGCAAATTCGCACGGTATGAGAACATTTGATGTCATCAGCAAGTTTGCAAGAGACTTTGCATCAAGAGAATACGTCAATACTCTAGAGAGTGAAATTCCAGATCGTTTTGGCAGTCATGCCATTGAGGTCATAGGGTCGGTTAAGCTCTGTGAAAAGTTAAATGCTTTACCAAAGGAGAAATGGGCTGTTGCTACCTCAGGTACTTTCGAGATGGCAAGAAAATGGTTCAAGATTTTAGGGATCGAAAGACCGCACTATTTCATCACTGCAAATGATGTGCATAATGGTAAGCCACATCCGGAACCATATATCAGAGGCAGAACCGGTTTAGGCTACCCACCGGAAAATAAGGACGCTAAAGTCGTTGTCTTTGAAGATGCTCCTGCAGGTGCCACCGCTGGTACAGCTGCTGGTTGCAAAGTGATCGGTTTGGCTACTACTTATCCAGTAgaaaaattgattgaatTTGGCTGTGATATGGTCATCAAGGACTATTCTAATGTAGAAATCGGCGAATACGACCCAACCACCGACACCGTGGAgttcttcttcaatgaTGTGTTATACATTAAGGATGACATGAAAAATTGgtaa
- the THO1 gene encoding Tho1p (similar to Saccharomyces cerevisiae THO1 (YER063W); ancestral locus Anc_7.244), with the protein MTYKKLTNVQLKELLAERGLPVAGLKNELVERLEKDDVEKATNESDDESSPLASNVEPAAKVEEQPADAQEPAVAAEAAADVEVEAEAAAATETATEEASDVVAAKDTAAVAEKVLSPEEIKTMALDFLNKKLHRVKKFSQDAQDIEDIEKLINRVERFGVDLHTNLAKELGLVKEEKKQPNENNRNRNNNPRRKNNNGNRVNKSRGGNSSNRRRNFNDSYRRRNNVPNY; encoded by the coding sequence ATGACATATAAGAAACTTACAAACGTGCAATTGAAGGAACTGTTGGCGGAAAGGGGTTTGCCGGTTGCCGGTTTGAAGAACGAGCTGGTTGAAAGGTTAGAGAAGGATGATGTTGAAAAAGCCACTAATGAGTCCGACGATGAATCGTCTCCATTAGCATCCAACGTCGAGCCTGCCGCCAAGGTTGAAGAACAGCCAGCAGATGCTCAAGAGCCTGCTGTCGCTGCCGAGGCTGCTGCTGATGTTGAAGTTGAAGCAGAGGCTGCTGCTGCAACCGAGACTGCGACGGAGGAAGCTAGCGATGTTGTCGCTGCTAAGGATACAGCTGCAGTGGCTGAAAAAGTGTTGTCTCCTGAGGAAATCAAAACTATGGCTTTGGACTTCTTGAATAAGAAGTTACATCGTGTTAAGAAATTCTCCCAGGACGCACAAGATATCGAAGACAtcgaaaaattaataaacaGAGTTGAAAGGTTCGGTGTCGACTTACATACTAATCTAGCCAAGGAACTAGGTTTGGtgaaagaagagaaaaaacAGCCAAACGAGAACAACAGAAACAGAAACAACAATCCACGTAGAAAGAACAACAACGGCAATAGAGTAAATAAGTCTAGAGGTGGCAATTCCAGCaatagaagaagaaatttcaatgattcatatagaagaagaaataacGTTCCAaactattaa
- the TPHA0J00890 gene encoding uncharacterized protein (similar to Saccharomyces cerevisiae YIL055C; ancestral locus Anc_7.245), with protein MSNMSGNINKNGDKNDHNDGSGSDTNTEVSHSPSLTPVSTKDMEVVEPSSVGHHKTEEYTVVIEIDNLPPDKNWKQVKYLLGGIVNPKSIIAIKFCPLITSVAPPFMTFQNCIVTLKFPESRINADVSYLLYKLNSYHWDYFNLYAFVLSLPSVEMYNTAPPHLYSSYANVKNLPSEPQNNFEFRHTKEDNFHETYASDTFEGGPQFNPQFVEGHGLHYPNPHMSQIPQISPTHHNQSMFHPSMLKMPPSTLPRQAYHQRQHVQNHEAPLHVHRYYDNSQYYSMNERNIKTSKKKDSSGLSTIINERKKHSILKLVNETSLKLDDMHILETPENSLKNRKKLQQIFNENIFRTQMTARNMYQLQIENFPPYLQTETEVEEINEISADIKCIVTDRAEKYSRIKWSVLKEFIKLKCLNFLNKQVSNNNNKVSIKQSDKEMSSSDDTKKKIFSDNEISLVANELSLNDTSSTTKNFYVGMYEDHDELLKVEIIPSDSNKESETEKAGSSHEQNGNSIEQNKSVKYMMGTFYKAVVGFHDKEFYNICMRAINDQEFALGYKLKVAELPPLNMDSKPSVGREKNDPIR; from the coding sequence ATGAGTAACATGAGTGGAAATATAAACAAGAACGGAGATAAAAATGACCACAATGACGGATCAGGTTCTGACACTAACACTGAAGTATCACATTCACCTTCATTGACCCCGGTGTCAACAAAAGACATGGAAGTTGTTGAACCATCTAGTGTAGGTCACCATAAGACAGAGGAGTATACTGTCGtcattgaaattgataatttgcCTCCTGATAAAAATTGGAAACAAGTGAAATATCTATTGGGAGGAATAGTGAATCCCAAAAGTATCATTGcaataaaattttgtcCATTAATAACATCAGTTGCACCCCCTTTTATGACTTTCCAAAACTGTATTGttactttaaaatttcCTGAATCAAGGATTAATGCTGATGTAAGCTATCTGTTATATAAGCTAAATTCGTACCATTGGGATTATTTTAACCTGTATGCATTTGTTCTGTCTTTACCATCTGTGGAAATGTATAATACTGCACCACCTCATTTGTATAGCAGTTATGCAAATGTTAAGAACCTTCCCTCAGAACcacaaaataattttgaattccGGCATACAAAAGAAGACAACTTCCATGAAACCTATGCATCAGACACTTTTGAGGGAGGACCCCAATTTAATCCACAGTTTGTGGAAGGTCATGGATTGCATTACCCAAATCCACATATGTCACAAATACCTCAAATTTCTCCAACGCATCATAATCAATCGATGTTTCATCCATCTATGCTTAAAATGCCGCCATCAACTCTTCCCAGGCAAGCTTACCATCAAAGGCAGCACGTTCAAAACCATGAAGCTCCATTGCATGTACACAGATATTATGACAATTctcaatattattcaatgaatgaaaggaatattaaaacaagTAAGAAGAAGGATAGTTCTGGACTTTCAACTATAATTAATGAAAGGAAAAAACATTCTATTTTAAAGTTAGTAAATGAAACGTCTTTAAAGTTAGATGATATGCATATATTAGAGACACCagaaaattcattaaagaaCAGGAAAAAGTTGCAacaaatattcaatgagAACATCTTCAGAACTCAAATGACAGCAAGAAATATGTACCAACTGCAAATAGAGAATTTCCCACCATATTTACAAACTGAAACAGAAGTAGAAGAgataaatgaaatatctGCCGATATAAAATGCATTGTCACAGATAGAGCAGAAAAGTATTCTAGAATTAAATGGTCAGTGCTGaaagaatttattaaattaaaatgcCTGAACTTTTTAAACAAGCAGGTatcaaacaataataataaggTATCAATAAAGCAGTCGGATAAGGAAATGTCCAGTAGTGACGATactaaaaagaaaatattcagtgacaatgaaatttcattagtTGCAAACGAGCTTTCCCTGAATGATACTAGCAGTACtacaaaaaatttttatgtTGGGATGTATGAGGACCATGACGAATTGTTAAAAGTTGAGATTATACCTAGTGATTCAAATAAGGAATCGGAAACAGAAAAAGCAGGAAGTAGCCATGAGCAAAATGGAAACAGTATTGAGCAAAACAAAAGTGTGAAATATATGATGGGGACTTTTTACAAAGCTGTAGTTGGGTTTCATGACAAAGAATTCTATAATATTTGTATGAGGGCAATAAATGATCAAGAATTTGCGTTAGgatataaattaaaggtGGCAGAATTACCACCTTTAAATATGGATTCAAAACCTTCTGTAGGTcgtgaaaaaaatgatcCGATCAgataa